A window of the Bacillus andreraoultii genome harbors these coding sequences:
- a CDS encoding multicopper oxidase family protein yields MTSRLEKFVDQLPIPEYLQLRRSRNPNFFHEITMEEFEQKLHRDLPATRLWGYNGQFPGPVIEAFEGDPIRILWQNNLPEEHFLPVDETILHHENMPEVRTVVHLHGSETEPDSDGYPDAWYTNNFEEVGPAFKNKVYYYPNQQRGATLWYHDHAAGITRLNVYAGLVGMYILRGRDEQRLNLPRGPYEIPLIVTDRTFNDDGSLFYPSQPNNPSANLPNPSVVPFFLGDTILVNGKVWPYLEVEPRKYRFRLLNASNTRAYQFYLDNGAPITQIGSDGGLLQQPVLIEQLALEPAERADLIVDFSHFEGETITLKNILGPNANPDDETDDIMQFRVTKRLSSRDMTSIPRILSRIPILEPIDVSRIRNMRLTTQTDEYGRPVLLLNNKRWTDPVTELPRLGSTEIWSLMNLTAFAHPIHIHLVQFQILDRRPFNVNLYNQRGEIQYTGPAVPPPENERGWKDTVTAPAGQITRVIMRFEPYTGDYVWHCHILEHEDYDMMRPFTVKPPRDEN; encoded by the coding sequence ATGACGAGTAGATTGGAGAAATTTGTAGATCAACTACCAATTCCAGAGTATTTACAACTACGGAGAAGCAGAAATCCTAACTTTTTCCATGAAATTACGATGGAGGAATTCGAGCAAAAGTTACATCGTGATTTACCCGCGACAAGATTGTGGGGTTATAATGGACAGTTTCCAGGACCGGTTATTGAAGCGTTTGAAGGAGATCCTATCCGTATTCTTTGGCAGAATAACTTACCAGAGGAGCACTTTTTACCAGTAGATGAAACAATCTTGCATCATGAAAATATGCCGGAAGTACGAACCGTCGTCCATTTGCATGGCAGTGAAACAGAGCCAGATAGTGATGGTTATCCTGATGCGTGGTATACAAATAATTTTGAGGAGGTAGGCCCTGCTTTTAAAAATAAAGTCTATTATTATCCAAACCAACAAAGGGGCGCCACCCTCTGGTATCATGATCACGCGGCCGGTATTACCCGCCTCAATGTATATGCCGGCCTAGTTGGTATGTACATTCTTCGTGGGCGTGATGAACAAAGATTAAATTTACCACGTGGACCTTATGAAATTCCGCTTATCGTTACAGACAGAACATTCAATGACGATGGTTCGTTATTTTATCCTAGTCAGCCGAATAATCCTTCCGCAAACTTGCCTAATCCTTCCGTTGTCCCCTTCTTTTTAGGTGATACAATTTTAGTAAATGGGAAAGTTTGGCCATATTTAGAAGTTGAACCGAGAAAATATCGATTCCGCTTATTAAATGCCTCGAACACAAGAGCGTATCAATTTTACCTAGATAACGGAGCCCCCATTACTCAAATTGGATCAGACGGTGGCCTATTGCAGCAACCCGTTCTTATTGAACAACTAGCACTAGAGCCTGCCGAGCGAGCTGATTTAATTGTTGACTTCTCCCATTTTGAAGGGGAAACGATTACGTTAAAAAACATCCTTGGTCCAAATGCAAATCCCGATGATGAAACGGATGACATTATGCAATTTCGTGTCACAAAGCGACTCTCAAGTCGGGATATGACTTCAATTCCAAGAATATTATCAAGAATTCCGATTCTCGAACCAATAGATGTTTCTAGAATAAGAAATATGCGGTTAACAACACAAACGGATGAATACGGTCGCCCAGTCTTGCTTCTGAATAATAAAAGATGGACAGATCCCGTTACTGAATTACCACGACTTGGTTCCACTGAAATTTGGTCACTCATGAATTTGACCGCATTTGCTCATCCGATTCACATTCATCTCGTCCAGTTTCAAATTCTTGACAGAAGACCTTTTAACGTTAACCTCTACAATCAGAGAGGAGAAATTCAGTACACAGGCCCAGCTGTCCCTCCACCAGAAAATGAACGGGGATGGAAAGATACCGTAACAGCTCCGGCAGGACAAATTACCCGCGTCATCATGCGATTTGAGCCATATACTGGAGATTACGTATGGCATTGTCATATTTTGGAACATGAAGACTATGATATGATGCGTCCATTTACAGTTAAACCACCGAGAGATGAAAATTAA
- a CDS encoding YjjG family noncanonical pyrimidine nucleotidase, producing MQKYNTLLFDLDDTLLDFDAAEKSALRQLCASYSLSLTPEMEKRYQTINKSLWEAYEEGKIDRDEVLNTRFSRFFAEYGETVDGIELEKRFRRFLQEGHELIDDAFDIISSLKNDYQLFIVTNGVADTQAKRLNDSGLRPFFDDVFVSDEIGYQKPKKEFFQYVFEKIPQVHLDATLIIGDSLTSDIKGGHLVGIDSCWFNPKLKENYTKISPTYEIQKLKDLYRILNF from the coding sequence TTGCAGAAATATAACACTTTATTATTTGATCTTGATGATACACTATTAGATTTTGATGCGGCAGAAAAGTCGGCGTTAAGACAGTTGTGCGCGTCATATAGTTTATCCCTCACACCTGAAATGGAAAAGCGTTATCAAACAATTAATAAAAGTCTTTGGGAAGCCTATGAGGAAGGAAAAATCGATCGAGATGAAGTATTAAATACAAGATTTTCTCGTTTTTTTGCTGAATATGGAGAAACGGTTGATGGTATCGAATTAGAAAAAAGGTTTAGGAGATTTTTGCAGGAGGGGCACGAGCTCATCGATGACGCTTTCGATATTATTTCGTCATTAAAAAATGATTATCAATTATTCATTGTGACAAATGGTGTTGCCGATACGCAAGCAAAACGATTGAATGATTCAGGATTGAGGCCTTTCTTTGATGATGTGTTTGTTTCAGATGAAATCGGTTATCAAAAGCCGAAAAAAGAATTCTTCCAATACGTTTTTGAGAAAATTCCTCAAGTTCATTTAGATGCTACTTTAATTATTGGTGACTCGCTAACTTCCGATATAAAAGGTGGGCATTTAGTTGGAATTGACAGTTGTTGGTTTAATCCAAAATTAAAAGAAAATTATACAAAGATTTCACCGACATATGAAATTCAAAAGCTAAAAGATCTATATCGTATTTTGAATTTCTGA
- a CDS encoding DUF441 domain-containing protein codes for MQAYLFLLLLLGIALIVKNQSLIVSVVFLLALKLIYNNDKLFSIIQTKGINWGVTIITIAVLTPIATGQIGFKELVASLKSPYAWIALASGILVAMLAKNGVVLLAKDPHITTALVLGTILAVTLFKGVAVGPLIGAGIAWYAMKLFGVL; via the coding sequence ATGCAAGCTTATTTATTTTTATTATTACTTCTTGGCATCGCATTAATCGTGAAAAATCAATCATTAATCGTATCTGTCGTTTTTTTATTAGCTCTTAAACTCATTTATAATAATGATAAACTGTTCTCAATCATACAAACAAAAGGAATTAATTGGGGCGTTACGATTATTACTATTGCCGTACTTACACCAATTGCTACAGGACAAATTGGGTTTAAAGAATTGGTAGCCTCATTAAAGTCACCTTATGCTTGGATTGCCCTAGCATCTGGTATTCTCGTTGCCATGCTTGCGAAAAACGGTGTTGTTTTATTAGCGAAAGATCCGCATATTACAACTGCATTAGTTCTTGGAACCATTTTAGCTGTTACCCTCTTTAAAGGTGTTGCTGTCGGGCCGCTTATTGGTGCTGGCATCGCTTGGTATGCAATGAAGTTGTTCGGTGTATTATAA
- a CDS encoding DMT family transporter, whose translation MNTNWMKLIFAAFLEVLWVIGLTHAHDFWAWTGTIIAIIISNYILVTVAQVLPAGTVYAIYVGLGTAGTVIADILFFGEPFQWGKITLILILLAGVIGLKLVTEENDENVKKEAVS comes from the coding sequence TTGAATACAAACTGGATGAAATTAATTTTCGCAGCGTTTTTAGAAGTACTTTGGGTCATAGGCTTGACTCATGCCCATGATTTTTGGGCATGGACTGGGACAATTATTGCCATTATTATCAGTAACTATATTTTAGTTACTGTGGCACAAGTGCTCCCTGCAGGAACAGTTTATGCCATTTATGTCGGATTAGGAACAGCAGGTACTGTTATTGCAGATATTCTTTTCTTCGGTGAACCTTTTCAATGGGGGAAAATTACCTTAATTCTTATATTATTAGCAGGCGTCATCGGTTTGAAACTAGTCACAGAAGAAAACGATGAAAACGTAAAGAAAGAGGCGGTATCTTAA
- a CDS encoding DMT family transporter, whose amino-acid sequence MAWFVLIIAGLLETFGVAMINQLSVKRNWQTISLLILGFGLSFTLLSYSLRTIPMGTGYAIWTGIGVVGGTLIGMVFYGESKDWKRATFIAMVLGAAVGLKLVS is encoded by the coding sequence ATGGCTTGGTTTGTATTAATTATAGCTGGTTTATTGGAGACATTTGGTGTCGCGATGATTAATCAGTTGTCTGTGAAACGAAATTGGCAAACAATCAGTCTATTAATACTAGGATTTGGACTAAGCTTTACTCTCCTCAGCTATTCATTGCGAACAATTCCAATGGGAACTGGTTATGCGATTTGGACTGGAATCGGGGTTGTTGGTGGTACCCTCATTGGTATGGTCTTTTATGGGGAATCTAAGGATTGGAAAAGAGCAACTTTCATTGCCATGGTATTAGGTGCAGCCGTTGGTCTAAAATTAGTTTCATAA
- a CDS encoding hemerythrin domain-containing protein produces MTESITINNQIKELSIEQLIEHIMENHLQEERYLIREVDKLLNRIIIAHYNHDRDLVLLLHRNFSELKIELEQFFAREEKEYFKAILETTLSKEKNDVIQTNIAEMKSYQSDIEEIIDRLIKGINNFTLPDFACPTMKLAYSKLQELIENVSLQFTLENTVLFTHFE; encoded by the coding sequence ATGACAGAAAGTATAACAATTAATAACCAAATAAAGGAACTTTCAATCGAACAACTGATTGAACATATTATGGAAAATCATCTACAGGAAGAACGATACCTTATTCGGGAAGTGGATAAACTATTAAACCGAATTATTATTGCCCACTATAATCACGATCGTGACCTCGTATTACTGTTACATCGGAACTTTAGTGAACTAAAAATCGAGCTCGAACAATTTTTTGCGAGAGAAGAGAAGGAATATTTTAAAGCAATTTTAGAAACAACTCTATCTAAGGAAAAAAATGATGTAATTCAAACCAATATTGCTGAAATGAAATCATATCAATCGGACATTGAGGAAATCATTGACCGTTTAATAAAAGGAATTAACAATTTTACTCTTCCAGATTTTGCATGTCCAACAATGAAACTCGCTTATAGCAAACTTCAAGAATTAATCGAGAATGTTTCTCTACAATTCACTTTGGAAAATACCGTTCTCTTTACACATTTTGAATAA